The proteins below are encoded in one region of uncultured Eubacteriales bacterium:
- a CDS encoding VanW-like protein translates to MAEMQMPVKRSSLRLKLGMTYYGLRRRLLWLRMRKVFASVRRAEPLPFSCSSHKTPLLRKLKDVDMWMQYNKIVNLNLAVKKLDEIVLRPGEVLSYWKLIGKPTKRKGYVDGMVLRNGTFCAGAGGGLCQLSNLIFWMTLHTPLTVIERHRHGYDVFPDANRTQPFGSGATCFYPHGDLMIRNDTQEEYQLFVSVGEEYLAGEWRVSAPPEYVYTVVERNHEMKGQYWGGYTRHNELYQQIFDLEGYFIEERFLAKNDAIMMYSPFLPEPV, encoded by the coding sequence ATGGCGGAGATGCAAATGCCTGTAAAGCGTTCTAGCTTGCGCCTAAAGTTGGGCATGACCTACTACGGGCTGCGGCGGCGGTTGCTATGGCTCAGGATGCGCAAGGTATTCGCGTCCGTTCGAAGGGCGGAGCCCCTCCCCTTCTCCTGCTCGTCTCACAAAACGCCTCTCCTCCGCAAGCTCAAGGACGTGGACATGTGGATGCAGTACAATAAAATCGTCAATCTAAACCTTGCCGTCAAAAAGCTCGACGAGATTGTCCTGCGGCCCGGCGAGGTACTGAGCTATTGGAAATTGATCGGGAAACCAACCAAGCGCAAGGGATACGTGGACGGGATGGTGCTGCGTAACGGCACCTTCTGCGCTGGGGCCGGCGGCGGCCTGTGCCAGCTCTCCAATCTGATCTTCTGGATGACCCTCCACACACCCCTCACCGTGATCGAACGCCACCGCCACGGGTACGATGTGTTTCCGGACGCCAACCGCACCCAGCCCTTCGGGAGTGGGGCCACCTGCTTTTACCCCCACGGGGACCTGATGATCCGCAACGACACACAGGAGGAGTATCAGCTCTTCGTCTCCGTGGGCGAGGAGTACCTTGCGGGCGAGTGGCGGGTGTCCGCCCCACCGGAATATGTATATACGGTGGTAGAGCGTAACCACGAGATGAAAGGCCAGTACTGGGGTGGATACACAAGGCACAACGAGCTCTACCAGCAGATATTTGACCTGGAGGGGTATTTCATAGAGGAAAGATTCCTGGCGAAAAACGATGCCATCATGATGTACTCTCCCTTTTTGCCAGAGCCAGTCTAA
- a CDS encoding conserved exported hypothetical protein (Evidence 4 : Homologs of previously reported genes of unknown function), with translation MKKRSLLPITAFLLALSLAACSSGSSSMSAPQSAPSASAMPSSAPSEYLYGEAGDAPSADVGTSSAVLRDSKLILRANLTVESQEFDAAVAALDKLVMDKGGYYESSNLQQGTYYDSYSSTAHAARYGDYTIRLPRDQFEAFLNAAGDVGHVVSSSRSSEDVGEEYYDTEIRLKTQQTKYERLLALLEKADNMENIIALENALSDVEYEIERLTGTLRKYDSLVGYSTITLRLNEVVKLTEQPKETASLGGRVSSAFSGGLKSVGQDLSDLAVWGAYHFIGILIFLAIAAAAVVFLGKGYRKRYPKSKGE, from the coding sequence ATGAAAAAGCGAAGTCTCTTGCCAATCACCGCGTTTCTCCTGGCTCTCAGCCTCGCCGCTTGCTCAAGCGGCAGCTCAAGCATGTCTGCACCCCAGTCAGCCCCCAGCGCCAGCGCGATGCCGTCTTCCGCCCCGTCGGAATACCTGTATGGGGAGGCGGGGGACGCTCCCTCCGCCGATGTTGGGACCTCAAGCGCGGTACTACGGGACTCTAAGCTCATCCTGCGGGCCAACCTCACCGTGGAGTCACAGGAGTTTGACGCGGCGGTAGCGGCCCTTGACAAGCTGGTCATGGACAAGGGAGGGTACTACGAGAGCAGCAACCTCCAGCAGGGCACCTATTATGATTCCTATTCGTCTACCGCCCACGCCGCCCGATATGGAGACTACACCATCCGTCTGCCTCGGGACCAGTTCGAGGCGTTCCTGAACGCAGCCGGGGACGTGGGCCACGTGGTCAGCAGCAGCCGGTCCTCCGAGGACGTGGGGGAGGAGTACTACGATACAGAGATCCGTTTAAAGACCCAGCAGACCAAGTACGAGCGCCTGCTCGCCCTCCTGGAGAAGGCGGACAACATGGAGAATATCATCGCCTTGGAGAACGCCCTCTCCGATGTGGAGTATGAGATCGAGCGGCTCACCGGCACCCTGCGGAAGTACGATAGCCTCGTGGGGTACTCCACCATTACCCTCCGTCTGAACGAGGTGGTGAAGCTCACGGAGCAGCCTAAAGAGACTGCCAGCCTGGGCGGGCGGGTATCCAGCGCCTTCTCCGGCGGTCTGAAATCCGTGGGCCAGGATCTGAGCGACCTTGCCGTATGGGGTGCCTATCACTTCATCGGCATATTGATCTTCCTGGCTATCGCGGCGGCGGCGGTGGTTTTCCTTGGAAAAGGCTACCGAAAGCGCTACCCGAAAAGTAAAGGTGAATAA
- a CDS encoding putative N-acetylmuramoyl-L-alanine amidase (Evidence 3 : Function proposed based on presence of conserved amino acid motif, structural feature or limited homology), translating to MPNIYLSPSTQEGNYYVSGGTEEQWMNRLADAMVPYLNSSGIQYTRNTPDMTAASSIAASNAGNYDLHLALHSNASPEGQYGQHRGIVVYYYPGSVKGQRAATLIAENLKTIYPLPNLVRTEPTTIIGEVRRVRAPSAFLELGYHDNPDDAAWITNNLELIARNIVLSLTQFFGIPFLEPMPPRRAVVDVSWGYLNIRSRPDRTAPVVARAYDGAQLTVINEWQGWYLVRFDSVVGYASSDYITLI from the coding sequence ATGCCCAACATTTATCTCTCCCCCTCCACGCAGGAAGGTAACTACTATGTCAGCGGCGGCACTGAGGAACAGTGGATGAACCGGCTGGCCGACGCGATGGTCCCCTATCTCAACTCCAGCGGCATCCAGTACACCAGGAACACCCCCGATATGACCGCCGCCTCTTCTATTGCGGCCTCCAACGCGGGGAATTACGACTTACATCTCGCCCTCCACTCAAACGCCTCCCCCGAAGGGCAATACGGGCAGCACCGGGGTATCGTCGTCTATTACTACCCCGGCAGCGTAAAGGGTCAGCGGGCCGCCACCCTCATCGCGGAGAACCTGAAGACCATCTACCCCCTCCCCAATCTGGTGAGGACCGAGCCCACTACCATCATCGGAGAAGTGCGCAGGGTCCGCGCGCCCTCGGCGTTCCTGGAGCTGGGCTATCACGATAACCCCGACGACGCCGCTTGGATCACAAATAACCTGGAGCTCATCGCCCGCAACATCGTCCTCTCCCTCACCCAATTCTTCGGCATCCCATTCCTGGAGCCCATGCCGCCCCGGCGGGCCGTAGTGGACGTGAGCTGGGGCTATCTCAATATCCGCAGCAGGCCGGATCGTACAGCCCCCGTGGTGGCTCGCGCCTACGACGGTGCCCAGCTCACCGTCATCAACGAATGGCAGGGCTGGTATCTGGTGCGCTTTGACAGCGTGGTGGGCTACGCCAGCAGCGATTATATCACGCTGATTTAG
- the yaaH gene encoding Spore germination protein YaaH, with protein sequence MEIHIVTAGETAYSIARQYGIPLSQLTVDNGLVEPYRLAVGQALVVQFPNQIHTVGPGDTVTGIARRYGLSVRQLYRNNPVLGGEPVLYPGQTIVITYTGDRTSTLSVNGYAYPYINKELLRSTIPYLTYLTPFTYGITTQGGLVNLNDRVLIAMAQDGGTAPLMHLSTLTEEGGFSNDLAHLVLTDMTVQNNLIDNVERQLAERGYRGLDVDFEFVFPQDALAYAQFIGNLAQRLNPLGYPVIAALAPKTSADQPGLLYQGHNYKAIGAAANEVLLMTYEWGYTYGPPMAVAPLPNVRRVVDYALTEIPAEKIWLGVPNYGYDWPLPYVQGQTRATSISSQQAVARAVRYGAEIQYDNYAQSPWFRYTDEDGSRHEVWFEDARSIKAKLALIPEYGLLGAGYWNLMRNFPQNWRVLNALYVIRDP encoded by the coding sequence ATGGAAATCCATATCGTAACGGCCGGGGAGACCGCCTATTCCATCGCCCGGCAGTACGGCATCCCCCTTTCCCAGCTCACAGTGGACAACGGCCTCGTGGAGCCCTATAGGCTGGCGGTGGGGCAGGCCCTGGTGGTCCAATTCCCCAACCAGATCCACACGGTAGGGCCGGGAGACACCGTCACCGGTATTGCCCGGCGGTACGGCCTCTCCGTCCGCCAGCTCTACCGCAACAACCCGGTCCTGGGCGGTGAGCCGGTCCTCTATCCGGGGCAAACCATCGTCATCACCTACACGGGCGATAGGACGAGCACGCTCTCTGTCAACGGCTACGCATACCCCTACATCAACAAGGAGCTCCTCCGCTCGACCATCCCCTACCTCACCTATCTGACTCCCTTTACCTACGGCATCACCACCCAAGGCGGGCTGGTGAATCTAAACGACCGGGTGCTCATCGCCATGGCGCAGGACGGCGGGACGGCTCCCCTCATGCACCTCTCCACCCTGACGGAGGAGGGCGGTTTCTCCAACGACCTGGCCCACCTGGTTCTCACCGACATGACGGTGCAGAACAACCTCATCGACAATGTGGAGCGCCAGCTTGCCGAGCGTGGTTACCGGGGGCTGGACGTGGACTTCGAGTTTGTCTTTCCTCAGGACGCCCTAGCCTATGCACAGTTCATCGGCAATCTTGCCCAGCGGCTCAACCCGTTAGGCTATCCCGTCATCGCCGCCCTGGCACCCAAAACCTCCGCCGACCAGCCCGGCCTCCTCTACCAGGGCCACAACTATAAGGCCATCGGCGCGGCTGCAAATGAAGTGCTGCTGATGACCTATGAGTGGGGGTACACCTACGGCCCCCCCATGGCCGTGGCCCCCCTGCCCAACGTGCGGAGGGTGGTAGACTATGCCCTGACCGAGATACCGGCCGAAAAAATCTGGCTGGGCGTGCCCAACTATGGTTACGACTGGCCCCTCCCATATGTACAGGGGCAGACGCGGGCCACCTCTATTTCCAGCCAGCAGGCGGTAGCCCGGGCGGTACGCTACGGCGCGGAGATACAGTACGACAACTACGCCCAGTCCCCTTGGTTCCGCTACACCGACGAGGACGGAAGCCGGCACGAGGTCTGGTTCGAGGACGCCCGGAGCATCAAGGCAAAACTGGCCCTCATCCCGGAGTACGGTTTGCTGGGGGCCGGGTACTGGAACCTGATGCGTAACTTTCCACAAAATTGGCGGGTTTTGAATGCCCTATATGTGATACGCGATCCTTAG
- a CDS encoding hypothetical protein (Evidence 5 : No homology to any previously reported sequences) has translation MDYQCNQKKKIINAKHNKTPVTIVVTGVYLEKADTLMPGGAIAPERTINLPYHKNDHTFWCGHFYGTAEGIRTPDLLVRSQTLYPTELQPHTALRGEPLVDSLFMIAQPTLKCKNNFQKSA, from the coding sequence TTGGATTATCAATGCAATCAAAAGAAAAAAATAATAAATGCCAAACATAACAAAACCCCGGTAACCATTGTGGTTACCGGGGTTTACCTAGAAAAGGCGGATACCTTAATGCCGGGCGGAGCCATTGCGCCGGAGCGGACAATTAACTTACCGTACCATAAAAATGACCACACCTTTTGGTGTGGTCATTTTTATGGTACGGCTGAAGGGATTCGAACCCCCGACCTTTTGGTTCGTAGCCAAACACTCTATCCAACTGAGCTACAGCCGCATACTGCGCTGAGAGGGGAACCTCTCGTTGACAGCTTATTTATGATAGCACAGCCGACCTTAAAATGCAAGAACAATTTTCAAAAATCGGCATAA
- a CDS encoding conserved membrane hypothetical protein (Evidence 4 : Homologs of previously reported genes of unknown function), whose product MGIISWIIIGALAGWIASMIMGKNNEMGAVANIVIGIVGGFIGGLVMNLLGGSGVTGFNIWSLLVAVLGSVILLWIINAIKRKK is encoded by the coding sequence ATGGGAATTATCAGCTGGATCATCATTGGCGCCTTGGCTGGCTGGATCGCCAGTATGATCATGGGGAAAAATAACGAGATGGGTGCCGTCGCCAATATCGTTATCGGAATCGTGGGCGGCTTTATTGGCGGGCTGGTGATGAACCTACTTGGCGGAAGCGGCGTTACAGGGTTTAACATCTGGAGCCTGCTTGTGGCGGTTTTAGGTTCTGTCATTCTTCTTTGGATTATCAATGCAATCAAAAGAAAAAAATAA
- a CDS encoding hypothetical protein (Evidence 5 : No homology to any previously reported sequences): MKYKDPVMEKYFLSLPQNVKGFINASEVEISTPGDLMLIGEHFKVSFPSENQESIK; this comes from the coding sequence GTGAAATATAAAGATCCTGTGATGGAAAAGTACTTTTTGTCTCTGCCTCAAAATGTAAAAGGCTTTATCAATGCCTCAGAGGTCGAAATCTCAACGCCCGGAGATCTGATGCTGATCGGCGAGCATTTCAAAGTAAGTTTTCCGTCTGAAAATCAAGAATCAATAAAGTGA
- a CDS encoding conserved hypothetical protein (Evidence 4 : Homologs of previously reported genes of unknown function), with product MNAEVKKMSYVNPAIHSQFESLPIDLKNEILSRNVKLENLNDLIAVLESIVSESESSP from the coding sequence GTGAATGCCGAGGTGAAAAAGATGTCCTACGTCAATCCCGCAATTCATTCCCAATTTGAATCTCTCCCTATTGATTTAAAAAATGAAATACTGTCCCGTAATGTCAAACTTGAAAACCTGAACGATCTCATCGCCGTTCTGGAAAGCATCGTATCCGAATCTGAGAGCTCACCCTAA
- a CDS encoding putative Cell wall hydrolase; cortex lytic enzyme (Evidence 3 : Function proposed based on presence of conserved amino acid motif, structural feature or limited homology), translating into MDTRELFARLIKCEAGGEGLNGMRAAATVVMNRARVPFGEYFRVCQGDVRKVIMQTCQFSCYKTVIGGVPHNQNVWVVTPEDIHYQVADWAMNGGVFTGVGSNALWFMNPFSSDCPNFFPYNKTGYWFTRVNQHCFFNPTEAYSQT; encoded by the coding sequence GTGGATACGAGAGAATTATTTGCCAGACTGATAAAATGCGAGGCCGGAGGTGAAGGCCTCAACGGGATGCGGGCAGCGGCCACGGTGGTGATGAACCGGGCCAGAGTACCCTTCGGTGAGTATTTCCGTGTTTGCCAGGGGGATGTGCGGAAGGTCATTATGCAGACTTGCCAGTTTTCCTGCTACAAAACGGTCATCGGCGGCGTGCCGCACAACCAGAATGTGTGGGTGGTCACCCCAGAGGATATCCACTACCAGGTGGCCGACTGGGCCATGAACGGCGGAGTCTTTACCGGCGTGGGCTCGAATGCCCTCTGGTTCATGAATCCCTTTAGTTCCGACTGCCCCAACTTCTTCCCCTACAACAAAACGGGATACTGGTTCACAAGGGTAAACCAACACTGTTTCTTCAACCCTACGGAGGCCTATTCACAAACTTGA
- a CDS encoding hypothetical protein (Evidence 5 : No homology to any previously reported sequences), with protein sequence MSNSINWMGNKVLDSGTPRQTGTLSSPPPVQQSRVAPAPPPYIQPTAQAPMTYMPAPTDSMPSEGVDLTTVQGPPPAAEEGFIPYYLASNIGRAVRAEFIVGTSQYVDKAGVIKEVGINYFVLYDTNARADIMCDLYSVKFVTIPRP encoded by the coding sequence ATGAGCAACAGCATCAATTGGATGGGAAACAAGGTGCTGGATTCGGGCACGCCCCGCCAGACAGGCACCCTCTCCTCCCCACCGCCAGTACAGCAGAGCCGGGTAGCTCCGGCGCCCCCTCCCTACATACAGCCCACCGCGCAGGCTCCCATGACCTACATGCCTGCCCCGACCGATTCCATGCCGTCCGAAGGGGTGGATCTGACGACGGTCCAGGGCCCCCCTCCTGCCGCCGAGGAGGGATTTATCCCCTATTACCTGGCCAGCAACATCGGTCGGGCCGTGCGGGCGGAGTTCATCGTCGGAACCAGCCAATACGTGGATAAAGCAGGTGTCATCAAAGAGGTGGGCATCAACTATTTCGTCCTGTACGACACCAACGCCAGGGCTGACATCATGTGCGATCTCTACTCGGTAAAATTCGTGACCATTCCCCGCCCTTAA
- a CDS encoding hypothetical protein (Evidence 5 : No homology to any previously reported sequences): MLVGVVYFLKFMCITYVFRTAYCLMLNV; encoded by the coding sequence TTGTTGGTCGGAGTGGTGTATTTTCTAAAATTTATGTGCATTACATACGTATTCCGTACTGCTTACTGCTTAATGCTTAACGTCTAG
- a CDS encoding exported hypothetical protein (Evidence 5 : No homology to any previously reported sequences), translating into MKKTVIISVSVVIIVIIMFFLYPISMSSILGRRNQSLTLLIKDTNTEQMITEQIEPGSEKYTQIQRLLERYIYHPSIGTLIGDSTLDGNAAGFWVQIYCGGRSLVSGGTGEIKVDDRIYRLGYWGNKTALSFMEEIRSIVE; encoded by the coding sequence ATGAAAAAGACTGTCATTATCTCTGTGTCCGTCGTTATTATAGTCATTATCATGTTCTTTTTGTATCCGATAAGTATGAGTAGTATTCTTGGACGCCGGAACCAATCTTTGACCCTTCTCATTAAAGACACAAATACAGAACAAATGATTACAGAACAGATTGAGCCGGGAAGCGAGAAGTATACTCAAATACAGCGGCTCCTAGAAAGGTACATCTATCACCCCTCTATAGGGACACTTATAGGAGATTCTACATTAGACGGGAATGCGGCAGGATTTTGGGTGCAGATATACTGTGGCGGGCGTTCCCTTGTGAGCGGGGGCACCGGAGAAATAAAAGTTGACGATAGGATTTATAGGCTAGGGTACTGGGGAAACAAAACGGCGTTATCTTTTATGGAGGAAATCAGAAGCATTGTCGAGTAG
- a CDS encoding Phosphoenolpyruvate-dependent sugar PTS family porter, EIIA 2, producing MRKLIEKELVLLDMALSTRDDVLTAVSDKAYALNFIKDKAAFIDGVLEREGLIPTSIGFKVAIPHVKSKVVNSPFVSFVRTTEAFRWDDRNDEDVDFIFLIAIPEVAESNLHLRFLSAISRKLVDEEFRNSLRNAKTSTEAYDILQAINKAIIGA from the coding sequence GTGAGGAAATTGATTGAAAAAGAATTGGTATTGCTGGACATGGCCTTATCGACCCGGGACGATGTATTGACTGCCGTTTCTGACAAAGCGTACGCGCTCAACTTTATAAAGGACAAGGCTGCGTTTATAGATGGAGTTCTGGAGCGGGAAGGGCTGATACCCACCTCAATTGGATTCAAGGTTGCAATACCCCATGTAAAGAGCAAAGTAGTCAACAGCCCGTTCGTCTCCTTCGTGAGAACAACGGAAGCATTTCGCTGGGACGACCGAAATGACGAGGACGTTGATTTTATCTTTCTCATTGCTATCCCCGAGGTTGCGGAAAGCAATCTTCACCTGCGGTTTCTCTCTGCTATCAGCAGAAAGCTGGTAGATGAGGAATTCCGAAATTCTCTGCGGAACGCGAAGACGAGCACAGAGGCATATGACATCCTGCAAGCAATCAACAAAGCAATTATAGGAGCATGA
- a CDS encoding conserved hypothetical protein (Evidence 4 : Homologs of previously reported genes of unknown function) gives MGFTKRQTKIIAILDRASGYTTVDALAAELQVSKRTLHNDLNAIIRASDSPIIEKKRGIGIRIQRQQSESRSANKSKETATILRVFKELLLDEQTVTIQGLADNYFVSQTSILKDLNTIRDEWLNESTVSLKSDAHGTRLVGNETQFRKTLIVFNEMVMELCGKKFQLEDADVFCQFYPEELVDSCIDVVKSFESYHLFNIATHYELNVFHALLAMSYRMWKGYHLPSERNTLKLDEVMGLKNYLVAKDLLEMLAERVSFSFTEDDIYGVSVYLQANRLEFKLSETYINETYHQVVVDIIRRMSECVHVDLTQDTTLYENAIAHFYHMVFRLKQGIHIRNPLLEDIKGEFRLMFDLTWIVLDEQCERVGIELNDDEVGFMMLHFQSALDKTMKSRKLLVVCPKGIVSSGFIVNRIRRVLPPLDIIESVSATSVERFDLDYVDLIISTIPLLDVNKPVVVVSPLITEKDLEAINHAYQEKLVLQEKETALVIKHLTPYIHPSYVFCSQEAQSMSEIVDCVAEQLLADGYVRKGYRESVLEREANGGTELATGGAVPHGSLEFVNKTIIPVWINKTPVKWGKYYVKVIIFFVLAKNDLSHAKSLLEEIFKLVKSKQFINTKLLALSEKELLILLSGGEEID, from the coding sequence ATGGGATTCACAAAAAGGCAGACGAAGATTATTGCAATCTTGGACCGGGCGAGCGGTTATACAACGGTGGATGCGCTGGCAGCGGAGCTGCAGGTATCTAAGCGCACCCTTCATAACGATTTAAACGCAATCATCCGTGCCTCGGATTCCCCTATCATCGAAAAGAAACGCGGGATAGGCATTCGGATTCAAAGACAGCAAAGCGAGTCCCGGAGCGCCAATAAAAGCAAAGAAACTGCTACGATCCTCCGCGTCTTTAAGGAGTTGTTGCTTGACGAGCAAACCGTCACCATACAAGGGTTGGCGGACAACTATTTTGTGAGTCAGACTTCAATTTTAAAGGATTTGAATACGATACGGGATGAATGGCTCAACGAATCCACCGTTTCACTGAAAAGCGATGCGCACGGGACCAGACTGGTGGGCAACGAAACGCAATTTCGCAAAACGCTCATCGTATTTAATGAGATGGTTATGGAGCTTTGCGGCAAGAAGTTTCAGCTTGAGGATGCAGACGTGTTCTGCCAGTTTTATCCTGAAGAGCTGGTGGATTCCTGCATTGACGTCGTGAAGTCGTTTGAGTCCTATCATCTGTTCAATATCGCCACGCATTATGAACTGAATGTGTTTCATGCCCTGCTGGCCATGAGCTATCGCATGTGGAAGGGTTATCACCTGCCCTCTGAACGCAACACACTCAAGCTCGACGAGGTCATGGGCCTAAAGAATTACCTGGTTGCTAAGGACCTACTGGAGATGCTGGCAGAGCGAGTATCCTTCTCCTTTACTGAGGACGATATCTATGGCGTGTCGGTTTACCTTCAGGCTAATCGGTTGGAGTTTAAGCTCTCCGAGACCTATATAAACGAAACCTATCATCAGGTCGTGGTGGATATCATACGCAGAATGTCGGAATGCGTTCACGTGGATTTGACGCAGGACACGACCTTGTACGAAAATGCAATAGCCCATTTTTATCACATGGTCTTTCGTTTGAAACAAGGCATTCACATACGCAACCCGCTGCTTGAGGACATCAAGGGGGAATTTCGCCTGATGTTCGACTTGACATGGATTGTATTAGATGAGCAGTGCGAACGGGTGGGAATTGAATTAAACGATGACGAAGTGGGTTTTATGATGCTCCACTTTCAAAGCGCTCTGGACAAAACGATGAAGAGTAGAAAGCTTCTTGTCGTCTGCCCTAAGGGCATTGTCTCATCAGGGTTCATCGTCAACAGGATACGGCGGGTTCTTCCGCCTCTGGATATCATTGAGTCCGTTTCCGCGACCAGTGTGGAGCGCTTTGATTTGGATTATGTCGATTTAATCATATCGACAATACCGCTTCTCGACGTAAACAAGCCGGTAGTTGTGGTTTCCCCACTGATCACGGAGAAGGATCTGGAAGCCATCAACCACGCCTATCAGGAGAAGCTGGTGCTCCAGGAAAAAGAGACTGCCCTTGTGATAAAGCACTTGACCCCATACATTCATCCTTCGTATGTATTCTGCAGCCAAGAAGCACAGAGTATGTCGGAAATCGTGGATTGTGTTGCGGAGCAACTTCTGGCGGATGGGTATGTACGAAAGGGCTACAGGGAGAGCGTCCTGGAGCGAGAGGCAAACGGAGGCACTGAATTAGCGACAGGCGGGGCAGTGCCCCATGGTTCTCTGGAGTTTGTCAACAAGACCATCATACCGGTTTGGATCAATAAAACACCCGTTAAGTGGGGCAAATATTATGTGAAGGTTATCATCTTTTTTGTGCTAGCGAAGAATGACCTATCACACGCAAAATCCCTCCTGGAGGAGATATTCAAGTTGGTTAAGTCCAAACAGTTCATCAATACCAAGCTGTTGGCCTTAAGCGAAAAGGAACTGCTAATTTTATTGAGCGGAGGTGAGGAAATTGATTGA
- a CDS encoding 2-dehydro-3-deoxyphosphogluconate aldolase/4-hydroxy-2-oxoglutarate aldolase — protein sequence MLSKVTLIMRGYTYEEIRLAAQVLTKSTFVRNIEITLNSENPYEIIKKISDEFGTVLNIGAGTVQTYDELVKAVAAGAKFVLSPRMMTKEMLDYCKEHNIISVPGSFTPSEIAKSLEDGADIVKVFPASELSYGYAKAVCEPMGKLPLMAVGGVNRSNVKEVFNSGYTYAGTVRGIFDREDVRALAADKMEQSLVLFEQELS from the coding sequence ATGTTAAGCAAAGTCACATTGATTATGAGAGGGTATACTTACGAGGAAATTCGTTTGGCGGCGCAAGTGCTTACCAAAAGCACTTTTGTCCGTAACATTGAGATCACATTGAATTCAGAAAATCCGTATGAGATAATAAAGAAGATTTCGGATGAGTTTGGCACGGTTTTGAACATTGGGGCCGGCACAGTGCAAACCTATGATGAGCTTGTGAAAGCAGTTGCGGCGGGCGCGAAATTTGTTTTGTCGCCCAGGATGATGACGAAGGAAATGCTGGATTATTGCAAGGAGCACAATATTATCTCCGTGCCGGGTTCTTTCACGCCGTCGGAGATTGCGAAGTCACTGGAGGACGGCGCCGATATTGTAAAGGTATTTCCCGCAAGCGAGTTGAGCTACGGCTATGCAAAAGCGGTTTGCGAGCCCATGGGGAAGCTCCCGCTGATGGCTGTGGGTGGAGTAAACAGATCAAATGTGAAAGAAGTGTTCAATTCCGGTTACACTTATGCTGGAACAGTAAGAGGCATTTTTGACAGAGAAGATGTCCGCGCCTTGGCAGCAGACAAAATGGAGCAGTCTTTGGTTTTATTTGAGCAAGAATTAAGCTGA
- a CDS encoding hypothetical protein (Evidence 5 : No homology to any previously reported sequences), which translates to MSAVVPRKFRQFGLQVWAEELSGNIGLSGKDIQLPFSHALLQLVVATICSGRTKYCLLQFSQ; encoded by the coding sequence GTGTCCGCGGTAGTGCCAAGAAAGTTTCGCCAATTTGGGTTGCAGGTCTGGGCAGAAGAGTTATCCGGCAATATTGGCTTGTCTGGAAAGGATATCCAACTGCCGTTTTCTCACGCATTGTTGCAATTGGTTGTTGCAACTATTTGTAGTGGACGAACAAAATACTGCTTGTTACAATTTAGCCAATAA